The following are encoded in a window of Pantanalinema sp. genomic DNA:
- a CDS encoding sigma-70 family RNA polymerase sigma factor: MSNPPDRQALLARAQAGDKGAFEQLIAPLLNRYYGLAYQMMGNQEDASDVVQEAMIKAYRSLSSFRSEADVATWLGRIVRNCALDELKRSVRKHEEATEILPEALGPSLDHPTEQRELQQIMGEAIGTLSDKLREPLVLYDIEGYSYDEIASMLEINLGTVKSRLNRARETLRQKLLAQKARLAEYLPGEHFGESRQP; the protein is encoded by the coding sequence GTGTCCAACCCCCCCGACCGGCAAGCGCTTCTGGCGCGGGCCCAGGCGGGCGACAAGGGGGCCTTCGAGCAACTGATTGCCCCCCTCCTCAACCGCTACTACGGCCTGGCCTACCAGATGATGGGCAACCAGGAGGACGCCTCCGACGTGGTCCAGGAGGCCATGATCAAGGCCTATCGCTCCCTGTCGAGCTTCCGCAGCGAGGCCGACGTGGCCACCTGGCTGGGGCGCATCGTCCGGAACTGCGCCCTCGACGAGCTCAAGCGCTCGGTGCGCAAGCACGAGGAGGCGACCGAGATCCTCCCCGAGGCCCTGGGCCCGAGCCTCGACCACCCGACCGAGCAGCGCGAGCTGCAGCAGATCATGGGCGAGGCCATCGGCACCCTCTCGGACAAGCTGCGCGAGCCCCTGGTGCTGTACGATATCGAGGGCTACAGCTACGACGAGATCGCGTCCATGCTGGAGATCAACCTCGGCACGGTCAAGAGCCGCCTCAACCGGGCGCGCGAGACCCTGCGCCAGAAGCTCCTCGCTCAGAAGGCACGCCTCGCCGAGTACCTGCCCGGCGAACATTTCGGCGAATCGAGGCA